One Solanum pennellii chromosome 9, SPENNV200 DNA segment encodes these proteins:
- the LOC107029833 gene encoding probable L-gulonolactone oxidase 6 gives MYFSNSLSIQVVHLSHSPVMVDLKIIKLSLIFFLIFSVKSSPPEDPIKCSHNTNFNCTITNSYGAFPDRAICKASQAIFPTTEEELISVVANATREKRKMKIATRFSHSIPKLVCLDNDDQDHGLLISTKYLNKILRIDQENMSITVESGVTLRQLISEAGKAGLVLPYAPYWWGLTIGGLIGTGAHGSSLWGMGSSVHDYIMQLRIVTSADVSYNYAKVRILENGSSELNAARVSLGVLGVVSQVTLKLERVFKRSITLSERDDSNLGEDATTFGRQHEFADFTWYPSQRKVIYRIDDRVSPNTRGNALNDFFGFRSTPSLVLAILRTTEENQELTNDAGGKCSSAKLTTSTLKLGAYGLTNNGFTFTGYPVVGLHNRVQASGTCLDSLEDATITTCPWDHRVKGLFFHQTTFSISLSKVKGFIEDVQKLVVLEPKALCVLDLYNGILMRYVTTSNAYLGKQEDGLDFDITYYRSKDPMSPRLFEDIIEEVEQLAFFKYGALPHWGKNRNVAFIGAINKYKNVDKFLKVKQSYDQLGLFSSEWTNQVLGLKEGLTILKEGCALEGLCICSEDIHCAPKKGYFCRPGRIYKDARVCTRLSSW, from the exons ATGTATTTCAGCAACTCTCTATCTATACAAGTTGTACATCTCTCTCATTCACCAGTCATGGTTGACCTCAAAATCATAAAACTAAGTTTGATTTTCTTTCTGATCTTCTCAGTTAAATCAAGCCCACCTGAAGATCCCATAAAATGTTCACACAACACAAATTTCAACTGCACCATTACAAACTCATACGGGGCCTTCCCGGATCGCGCGATTTGCAAGGCATCTCAAGCTATTTTTCCAACAACAGAAGAAGAACTCATTAGTGTAGTAGCAAAtgcaacaagagaaaagagaaaaatgaaaatcgcAACTCGATTTTCTCATAGCATACCTAAATTGGTATGTCTAGACAATGATGATCAAGACCACGGGTTACTTATAAGtacaaaatatctaaataagaTCTTGAGAATCGATCAAGAGAACATGAGTATAACCGTTGAAAGTGGGGTGACATTGAGACAACTTATTAGTGAGGCGGGTAAAGCAGGGTTAGTCCTGCCTTACGCGCCTTATTGGTGGGGTTTAACTATTGGTGGCTTAATTGGCACTGGAGCTCATGGAAGTTCTCTTTGGGGTATGGGAAGTTCGGTACATGATTACATTATGCAACTTCGAATCGTTACATCAGCTGACGTATCGTATAATTATGCTAAAGTTCGTATATTGGAAAATGGTAGCTCTGAGCTGAATGCAGCTAGAGTGTCACTAGGTGTTCTTGGAGTTGTTTCACAG gtGACATTGAAACTAGAACGAGTGTTCAAACGTTCAATTACTCTTTCCGAAAGGGATGACTCAAACTTAGGGGAAGATGCAACTACCTTTGGGAGACAACATGAATTTGCTGATTTTACATGGTATCCGAGCCAGCGCAAAGTTATTTATAGAATCGATGATCGAGTTTCTCCCAACACTCGTGGCAATGCCCTTAATGACTTCTTTGGATTTCGCTCTACACCTTCACTCGTTCTCGCCATTTTAAGAACTAcag AGGAGAATCAAGAATTAACAAATGATGCTGGTGGAAAATGCTCAAGTGCCAAACTAACTACTTCCACATTGAAGTTGGGTGCTTATGGATTGACAAACAATG GTTTTACCTTTACAGGCTACCCGGTGGTTGGCTTACACAATCGAGTCCAAGCATCAGGAACATGCCTAGACAGTCTAGAAGATGCAACAATCACAACATGCCCATGGGACCATAGAGTCAAAGGTCTATTTTTTCACCAAACAACATTTAGCATTAGCTTATCCAAAGTCAAAGGTTTCATTGAAGATGTTCAAAAACTAGTTGTTTTAGAGCCTAAAGCACTATGTGTCCTTGACTTATACAATGGAATCCTCATGAGATATGTTACAACTTCAAATGCATACTTAGGTAAACAAGAAGATGGTTTGGATTTTGACATCACATATTATAGAAGCAAAGATCCAATGTCCCCTAGACTCTTTGAAGATATTATTGAAGAGGTAGAACAACTAGCATTTTTCAAATATGGGGCATTGCCACATTGGGGTAAAAATAGGAATGTAGCATTTATTGGtgcaatcaacaagtacaaaaatgTTGACAAATTTTTGAAAGTTAAACAAAGTTATGATCAATTAGGATTATTTTCAAGTGAGTGGACAAATCAAGTTTTAGGGTTAAAAGAAGGGTTGACCATACTCAAAGAAGGGTGTGCACTAGAAGGACTATGCATTTGCTCTGAAGATATTCATTGTGCCCCAAAGAAAGGTTACTTTTGTCGACCAGGCAGAATTTACAAGGATGCTAGGGTGTGTACTCGTTTATCGTCATGGTAA
- the LOC107029878 gene encoding E3 ubiquitin-protein ligase UPL5-like, whose protein sequence is MAYRNTRRKLDDYAAADAWMRYDETLPLSLSYPIQFFVRMFSGGKTLVLQADSSDSVASVHRKIQSITGIRSIQSTSGVPRMEQRLIYRGKQLQLQQRLSECGVQNDDTLQLVGRMRSTRHPHTWKLMNDLNSLINDLCNCDDNTDVNANVTCMMKMLTDFLIMTPKDGADGSEQYLQIFIHSSVPAALVKLYVSPSLTTKQAARECICQFIDSFKTLFASPVYKQFSPILFEFCKILRGAVSVDDALYIFCRSSLASMMEWYVCDVKCVPRLQDVFPFFRELATRLSRALELSVQSAEFIPLSDSDVCEFIKFMHPVKCAIWRPEAFGSPVSFRSLMQRETGNECFEIEGVHRVFCDLLEKLELCLKKLGLINEERGEAIVSCWSQYLLILKELESISKLYKGMEEMFWEKIRQRRVELCFLIVRLSKKSTDYQWILEHKEVTNFKIRQQFALKMLQEGRHKNEKLYEMLICRSRLFEQSFEYIGRASPKSLQGQLFIQFENEEATGPGVLREWFSLVCEAIFNPQNALFVSCPNDGRRFFPNPASKVDPLHLEYFTFSGRMIALALLHRVQISIAFDRVFFLQLAGEDISFEDIRDADPYLYSGCKKILEMDTNTVDEDVLGLTFVCEDEELGSRKVVELCPDGKNTLVNSENRDNYVNLLVKHRFVTSIAQQVAHFAQGFADIITDQQLRKSFYQILDHEDLNRMLHGSKTVVSVKDWKEHTNYNGYKIDDPQISWFWEIVGSMSAEQRNVLLFFWTSIKSLPVEGFGGLDSKLHIYRTSVSHDCLPSSRTCFYYLCFPPYPSMDVMQNRLNIITQNYVGCSFGAQ, encoded by the exons ATGGCGTACCGTAATACCAGACGCAAGTTAGATGATTATGCCGCCGCAGATGCCTGGATGAGATACGACGAAACTCTCCCTCTTTCTCTGTCATACCCCATTCAGTTCTTCGTCCGTATGTTTTCCGGAGGCAAAACATTGGTTCTTCAAGCTGATTCCTCAGACTCAGTTGCATCAGTTCACCGGAAAATCCAGTCGATCACAGGAATTCGATCAATTCAATCGACCTCAGGTGTACCACGAATGGAACAGCGATTAATCTACCGAGGGAAACAGCTTCAGTTGCAACAAAGGTTATCCGAATGTGGTGTACAAAACGATGACACTCTACAACTCGTTGGAAGAATGAGAAGCACGCGCCATCCTCACACGTGGAAGCTGATGAATGACTTAAATTCACTTATTAATGACCTCTGCAATTGCGATGACAACACGGATGTTAATGCTAATGTCACCTGTATGATGAAGATGCTTACAGATTTTCTCATAATGACCCCAAAGGATGGCGCAGATGGATCCGAGCAATATCTACAAATATTTATTCACTCCTCTGTTCCTGCAGCACTGGTAAAACTTTATGTATCTCCTTCTCTAACTACCAAACAAGCGGCTCGTGAATGTATTTGTCAATTTATTGATTCATTTAAGACACTTTTCGCCAGTCCTGTATATAAGCAGTTTTCTCCTATATTGTTCGAGTTTTGTAAGATTTTAAGAGGGGCTGTGAGTGTTGACGatgctttatatatattttgccGGAGTAGTTTAGCTTCAATGATGGAGTGGTATGTATGTGATGTCAAGTGTGTGCCAAGATTGCAggatgtttttcctttttttcgtGAGTTGGCAACAAGGTTATCACGTGCTTTAGAATTGAGTGTGCAATCAGCTGAGTTTATACCGTTATCGGACAGTGATGTGTGTGAGTTTATTAAGTTTATGCACCCCGTGAAGTGTGCAATATGGCGTCCAGAAGCATTTGGCAGTCCGGTCAGTTTCCGTTCCTTGATGCAACGGGAAACAGGAAATGAATGTTTTGAGATTGAAGGTGTGCATCGTGTTTTTTGTGACTTGCTGGAAAAATTGGAGTTGTGTCTAAAGAAACTGGGTTTGATAAACGAAGAAAGAGGTGAGGCTATTGTAAGCTGTTGGTCTCAATATCTTTTAATCCTAAAGGAGTTAGAAAGCATTTCAAAGTTGTACAAGGGTATGGAGGAAATGTTTTGGGAGAAGATAAGGCAAAGAAGAGTTGAATTGTGCTTTCTGATAGTTAGACTATCAAAAAAGTCTACGGATTATCAGTGGATTCTTGAGCACAAGGAGGTAACAAATTTTAAGATAAGGCAGCAGTTTGCCTTGAAGATGCTTCAAGAAGGGAGGCACAAGAATGAGAAGTTGTACGAGATGCTCATTTGCAGGTCTCGTTTGTTTGAACAATCATTTGAGTACATTGGACGTGCAAGTCCTAAGTCGCTGCAAGGCCAGTTATTTATTCAGTTTGAGAATGAAGAAGCCACCGGGCCTGGTGTGTTGAGGGAGTGGTTTTCCTTGGTATGTGAAGCAATTTTCAACCCTCAGAATGCTCTATTTGTTTCATGCCCAAATGACGGGAGAAGGTTTTTCCCAAATCCAG CGTCTAAAGTGGATCCCTTGCACCTTGAGTATTTTACTTTCTCCGGCAGGATGATTGCGTTGGCCTTGTTGCATAGAGTACAAATAAGCATTGCGTTTGATCGTGTGTTCTTTTTGCAATTAGCCGGGGAGGATATTTCGTTTGAAGAC ATTAGGGATGCAGATCCCTACTTGTACAGTGGCTGCAAGAAGATACTGGAGATGGATACGAATACGGTGGATGAAGATGTCCTAGGCCTAACATTTGTTTGTGAAGATGAAGAATTGGGATCCAGGAAAGTGGTGGAGCTTTGCCCTGATGGGAAAAATACGTTAGTTAACAGTGAGAATAGGGATAACTATGTTAATCTTCTTGTTAAACACCGTTTTGTCACATCAATTGCTCAGCAGGTAGCCCATTTTGCTCAAGGTTTTGCTGACATAATTACTGACCAGCAGCTCCGGAAATCCTTTTACCAGATATTAGATCATGAAGACCTTAACAGGATGCTTCATGGGAGTAAAACTGTTGTTTCTGTAAAAGACTGGAAAGAACATACGAATTACAACGGCTACAAAATAGATGATCCTCAAATATCCTGGTTCTGGGAG ATAGTTGGAAGTATGTCGGCTGAGCAGAGAAATGTGCTTCTCTTCTTCTGGACTTCGATCAAGTCTCTGCCTGTTGAGGGCTTTGGTGGTCTAGATTCGAAACTTCACATCTACCGAACTTCAGTCTCTCATGATTGCTTGCCTTCCTCGCGCACATGCTTTTACTACCTGTGTTTTCCTCCTTATCCGTCTATGGATGTCATGCAAAATCGTCTTAACATAATCACTCAAAATTATGTTGGTTGCAGCTTTGGTGCACAGTGA
- the LOC107029882 gene encoding tobamovirus multiplication protein 1-like: MMSLLLESFPISVTNWWYDINKSIQWQHGIFFTLCALYSLVSFIALIQVIRIHIRIPLYGWSTQKVFHMMNFVANGVGAIVFGLHNNFFMLRSNVLMNRAILDLQGLVFFTTFTHLVWFWADVYYKIRSFPTSKLKFWYILINCVIYLILGCIWICIGMSTSYTVVLVKLLFIRKIFVAVIPFIAILGVLIYGGRLFITVRRYCDEWRGGKKKLIEHGYVSSLCFTCFSIRCFVAVLSCFHRDLDHPVLKMIYYMVVEILPSALFIYILQKLPRRRVCAQYHQII, encoded by the coding sequence ATGATGAGTTTACTACTTGAATCGTTCCCCATTAGTGTTACCAATTGGTGGTACGATATCAACAAGTCCATTCAATGGCAACATGGAATTTTCTTCACTCTTTGTGCTTTGTATTCTCTTGTTTCGTTTATCGCACTAATTCAAGTGATAAGGATCCATATAAGGATACCTTTATATGGTTGGTCAACACAAAAAGTGTTTCATATGATGAATTTTGTTGCGAATGGTGTTGGTGCAATCGTTTTTGGTTtacataacaatttttttatgttacgTTCAAACGTGCTTATGAATCGCGCGATTTTGGACCTACAAGGGTTGGTTTTCTTTACAACATTCACACACCTTGTGTGGTTTTGGGCTGATGTGTATTACAAAATTCGAAGTTTTCCAACGAGTAAGCTCAAattttggtatattttgataaattgtgtGATATACTTGATTCTGGGTTGTATATGGATTTGTATCGGGATGAGTACTAGTTACACCGTAGTACTAGTGAAATTGTTGTTCATTAGGAAGATATTTGTAGCAGTCATACCGTTTATTGCAATTTTGGGCGTTTTAATCTATGGTGGGAGATTATTTATCACGGTACGGCGATATTGTGATGAATGGAGAGGTGGAAAAAAGAAGCTTATTGAGCATGGATATGTGAGTAGTCTATGTTTCACGTGTTTCTCTATTAGATGTTTTGTGGCTGTGTTATCTTGTTTTCATCGTGATTTGGATCATCCTGTgttgaaaatgatatattataTGGTCGTAGAGATTCTTCCATCAGCTCTTTTCATATACATTCTGCAAAAATTGCCTCGAAGAAGAGTATGTGCACAATACCATCAAATCATTTAG
- the LOC107030562 gene encoding uncharacterized protein LOC107030562 → MQKSSAQNLVKLSSLPLILVLIFCCLVMMVSARGSHVTNPGIESDDDAMKQDETSLRKRLEPLHRDTEYRLVTASQELEMELAAIKSNKTWLWSQQQQPFQLCLACKCCVSAAEAEAEAETEPSNCTSLPCCFVIDCQLPNKPYGVCAFVPKTCNCTSCATPLL, encoded by the exons ATGCAGAAATCGTCAGCTCAAAATCTCGTAAAACTGTCATCACTACCACTAATTCTTGTTCTCATCTTCTGTTGTTTGGTTATGATGGTTTCAGCTAGAG GCTCTCATGTGACTAATCCTGGTATTGAGTCTGATGACGATGCTATGAAGCAAGATGAAACATCATTGAGGAAACGATTAGAGCCATTGCATCGCGATACAGAATACAGACTAGTAACAGCATCTCAGGAGCTGGAAATGGAATTAGCAGCTATTAAGTCTAACAAGACGTGGTTATGGTCGCAACAGCAACAGCCTTTTCAGCTGTGTCTGGCTTGCAAGTGTTGTGTGTCCGCGGCAGAGGCAGAGGCAGAGGCAGAGACAGAGCCCAGCAACTGTACAAGTTTGCCTTGTTGCTTTGTTATAGACTGTCAACTTCCTAATAAGCCTTACGGAGTTTGTGCTTTTGTACCTAAGACTTGTAATTGTACCTCTTGTGCTACTCCTCTGCTCTAA
- the LOC107029380 gene encoding protein root UVB sensitive 5 — MAFSLQFNNPISTFSCSNLSNGTRTPPFKFLCTSSPQSDSSNSKEEAIQDSSWENDKGYVVLVEKYRNGTLKRYVIDNDSEMKMFLEEHVPTTSRSQDLDISGMELSWLPKVIKDFVLPSGFPDTVSDDYLDYMLLQFPTNVTGWICHTLVTSSLLKAVGVGSFSGTSAAASAAAIRWVSKDGIGALGRFFIGGRFGNLFDDDPKQWRMYADFIGSAGSIFDLCTPLYPYYFLPLASLGNLAKAVARGLKDPSFRVIQNHFAIAGNLGDVAAKEEVWEVAAELLGLSLGILALDTPGISKSYPTLALTWLSVRILHLWFRYQSLSVLQFNTINLKRARILVNSHVLHCTVPGINESNRMESILLWERFLRPQIIFEISLEEMINAGKYRSKQIKKLIHMYKEENYFLVLNQQKEADFQVFVSFKEGASSLSVFRSIWQTYWLYQNWGWSDNIFDRLEQSLVELRDRFPDLLQQLSDAGWDTNNLSLKVPKEMSINELS; from the exons ATGGCGTTTTCTCTGCAATTCAACAACCCTATCTCAACTTTTTCATGTTCCAACCTTTCTAATGGTACTAGAACTCCACCCTTTAAATTCTTGTGTACTTCTTCTCCACAATCTGATTCTTCCAATAGCAAAGAAGAAGCTATTCAAGACTCATCTTg GGAAAATGATAAAGGGTATGTGGTTCTGGTGGAGAAATACAGGAATGGAACTTTGAAAAG GTATGTTATAGACAATGACTCTGAAATGAAAATGTTTCTTGAGGAGCATGTACCCACGACTAGTAGATCCCAAGATCTTGATATCTCTGGCATGGAGTTATCTTGGCTCCCTAAGGTTATCAAGGATTTTGTGTTACCATCAGGTTTCCCAG ATACAGTTTCAGATGATTATTTGGACTACATGTTGCTTCAGTTCCCAACCAATGTAACTGGATGGATCTGTCACACGCTGGTGACTTCAAGTCTCTTAAAG GCGGTTGGAGTGGGCTCTTTTTCCGGAACTTCCGCAGCTGCTTCAGCTGCTGCCATCAG ATGGGTTTCAAAGGATGGAATTGGTGCCCTTGGACGCTTTTTCATTG GTGGACGGTTTGGCAATCTTTTTGATGATGATCCTAAACAATGGCGCATGTATGCAGATTTCATTGGTAGTGCAGGAAG TATATTTGATCTCTGTACCCCTCTCTATCCATATTATTTCCTACCTTTAGCTTCTCTTGGAAATCTTGCCAAG GCTGTAGCAAGGGGGCTAAAGGACCCTTCATTCCGGGTTATACAAAACCACTTTGCTATCGCTGGAAATTTGGGAGACGTAGCAGCAAAG GAGGAAGTCTGGGAAGTAGCAGCTGAGCTGCTAGGTCTTTCTCTCGGCATACTAGCTTTG GATACACCTGGTATCTCAAAGTCTTATCCTACATTGGCATTAACATGGTTAAGTGTGCGGATCCTACATCTTTGGTTTCGCTATCAGTCTCTTTCAGTTCTGCAATTCAACACG ATAAATCTCAAACGGGCTCGCATATTAGTGAACTCTCATGTTTTACACTGTACAGTCCCAG GAATCAATGAAAGCAATAGGATGGAGAGCATCTTATTGTGGGAAAGATTCTTAAGGccacaaattatttttgagatATCTTTGGAGGAGATGATCAATGCGGGCAAATACAGATCCAAG CAAATCAAGAAACTCATTCATATGTACAAGGAGGaaaactattttcttgtattaaaTCAACAGAAGGAAGCGGATTTTCAGGTCTTTGTATCATTCAAG GAAGGAGCCTCAAGCCTATCCGTTTTTCGAAGTATATGGCAAACCTATTGGCTATATCAAAACTGGGGCTGGTCAGATAATATCTTTGATCGACTTGAACAGAGCTTGGTCGAATTGAGAGATAGATTTCCTGATCTATTACAACAACTAAGTGATGCTGGATGGGatacaaataatttaagtttaaaGGTCCCAAAAGAAATGTCGATCAACGAGCTGAGTTAA